A part of Ziziphus jujuba cultivar Dongzao chromosome 8, ASM3175591v1 genomic DNA contains:
- the LOC107414357 gene encoding uncharacterized protein LOC107414357: MGLGRLSPLAPLYFQNKAPTAFVHYLFLVYNLNCGFTPFSSKFKTSFRNFQNKLLFLCSSSSAPGNQRLAVREFATQAPLPPNMVKAIRVHELGGPEVLKWEDVEIGEPNKGEIRVKNKAIGLNFIDVYFRKGVYKAAGFPFTPGVEAVGVVTAVGPGLTGIQVGDVVACAGGGSYAEEQILPADAVVPVPSSIDPVIAASVILKGMTTQFLVRRCFKVEKGHTVLVHAAAGGVGSLLCQWANALGATVIGTVSTKEKAAQAKEDGADHVIIYTEEDFVARVNEITSGNGVDVVYDSVGKDTFEGSLACLKLRGYMVSFGQSSGTPDPVPLSALAAKSLFLTRPTLKHYKTTREELLENAGEVFMKVASGALRVRVNHTYPLSQAALAHADLEGRKTSGSVVLIP; the protein is encoded by the exons ATGGGTTTGGGGCGGTTGAGTCCTCTGGCTCCATTATATTTTCAGAACAAAGCCCCTACAGCTTTTGTTCACTACCTCTTCCTGGTCTATAATCTCAATTGTGGCTTCACACccttttcgtcaaagttcaaaACTTCCTTCAGGAATTTTCAGAATAAGCTACTTTTTTTATGCTCTTCATCATCTGCACCTGGAAACCAGAGATTAGCAGTTAGAGAGTTTGCCACTCAAGCACCGTTACCACCAAACATGGTTAAGGCCATTAGGGTTCATGAACTTGGTGGACCTGag GTTTTGAAATGGGAAGATGTGGAAATAGGAGAGCCAAATAAGGGAGAGATTCGTGTGAAAAACAAGGCCATTGGTCTTAATTTCATCGATGTATACTTCCGCAAAGGGGTTTATAAGGCCGCTGGGTTTCCCTTCACTCCAG GTGTGGAGGCTGTTGGGGTTGTGACAGCAGTTGGACCTGGACTAACAGGCATTCAGGTTGGTGATGTTGTAGCTTGTGCTGGTGGGGGCTCTTATGCTGAAGAGCAGATCCTTCCTGCAGATGCAGTTGTTCCTGTTCCTTCCTCTATTGATCCTGTTATTGCAGCATCTGTCATTCTTAAGGGCATGACAACTCAGTTTCTAGTTCGCCGTTGTTTCAAG GTTGAAAAAGGACATACAGTTCTTGTTCATGCTGCAGCTGGTGGAGTTGGATCTCTGTTATGCCAGTGGGCTAATGCTCTTGGTGCCACTGTCATTGGAACTGTCTCAACTAAAGAGAAGGCAGCTCAAGCCAAGGAAGATGGAGCCGACCATGTTATCATCTATACGGAAGAGGATTTCGTTGCGCGTGTGAATGAGATAACATCGGGCAATGGGGTTGACGTTGTCTATGATTCTGTAGGAAAGGATACCTTTGAG gGATCATTGGCATGCTTAAAACTTCGTGGATACATGGTGAGTTTTGGGCAGTCATCCGGAACCCCAGATCCGGTACCATTATCAGCTCTTGCAGCAAAATCATTGTTCTTAACAAGGCCTACATTGAAGCATTACAAAACTACTAGAGAAGAGCTATTGGAGAATGCAGGAGAGGTGTTTATGAAAGTTGCATCAGGAGCGCTGAGGGTTCGAGTAAATCATACATACCCTTTGTCTCAGGCAGCGCTAGCACATGCAGATCTTGAGGGTAGGAAAACTTCTGGATCAGTTGTTCTGATACCGTAG